A genome region from Rhinopithecus roxellana isolate Shanxi Qingling chromosome 10, ASM756505v1, whole genome shotgun sequence includes the following:
- the LOC104666383 gene encoding histone H4, whose translation MSGRGKGGKGLGKGGAKRHRKVLRDNIQGITKPAIRRLARRGGVKRISGLIYEETRGVLKVFLENVIRDAVTYTEHAKRKTVTAMDVVYALKRQGRTLYGFGG comes from the coding sequence ATGTCTGGGCGCGGTAAAGGCGGCAAGGGGCTGGGTAAGGGAGGCGCCAAGCGCCACCGGAAGGTGTTGCGGGACAATATCCAAGGCATTACAAAGCCCGCGATTCGCCGTCTCGCCCGACGTGGGGGTGTCAAGCGCATCTCTGGTCTCATCTACGAGGAGACCCGGGGAGTTCTCAAAGTCTTCCTGGAGAACGTGATCCGCGACGCGGTGACTTACACGGAGCACGCCAAGCGCAAGACCGTCACGGCCATGGATGTGGTGTACGCGCTGAAACGCCAGGGTCGCACCCTCTATGGTTTCGGCGGCTGA